The DNA region ATTCCCCTTCCGGATTGACGGCCAGGACGTACTGCCCGGCGCGCAGGTCCCGGAACACGAACCGCCCCTCGGCATCCGTGTTGCGGCCATTGACGATGCCAGCGTCGCCCGACCATGGCATGTGCTGGCTGGGGTTCGTGGCCAGCAGGCGGATCGGGACGTCGCCGGCGGGACGGCCATCCGAGGTCACCAGTGTTCCCTCGATACGTCCCGCGTGGTCGACGTACACGTGCGTGTCCGCGCATGCCGCTGCGTCCGGGAGCGTCACCTCCGCCGGATCGGCCTTGAACTCCTCACCGGCGTCGGCGCGTACCTCATGCCGCCCCGGCGGCACGTTCGGCAGCGTGAACCGACCCCATCCGTCCGTCTCGGTCACGATCGGCCCGCTTGGCAGATCAACCCACACACGGAGGCCGGGCAGGCGTTCCAGCGGTTCGCCCATGCCGGTGCGGACGATGTCGGTCATGCGTACCGTGCCGTAGATGTGGCCGGGCTTAGGGGGCATCTCCGGGTCCGGCTCTCCCGGCGCAATCCACCTCGTGGGACCGCACAAACCAATCCAGTTGCTCTCGCCCGCACCGGTGAAGACCAGGTACCGCTGGCCGACCTCCAACCTGGCGCCGCACGTCGAGGTGTCGGTGCGGATGTCGACCGTTGCGGTGTTCACGCCCTTGTAGGCGCGCCTCACGGCCAGCCGCATGTGATGGGTGTCGCCTCGGGTCTCGGCGCTCAGGACCTCGCCGATGAAGACTACGTCGCGGGCGTAGGCCTCACACGGTGTGGTCGTGCCCGCGCACGAGCAGGCTTCGGCCGTTCGGGAACCTCCCGACAGGACGACCAGGAACGCGAGCAGGCCGGGAACGATGAGCAGGCGCATGCTCCTTGAACGCCGTTCTCCGGAGCAACGGACAACCCGGCCGTCGAGGTACCCTCGACAGATGTCCACGGCCACGGTGTCGCCCCGAATCGCGGCCATCGTGGACCTGATCGACCCGGCGCTGCCGGTGTGGGACCTGTGCTGCGACCGGGGCGTCATCGGCTGCGCCGTGCTCGACCGGTTTCCCGAGGCGGCGGTGATCTTCGTCGAGAAGCGTCCCCGCATCGTCGAGGCCCTCAGGGACGCCGTGGCCAATCGTTCCGGTCGGCAGGGGCGCTACCGCGTCGTCTGCGACGACGTGCGACACATGCCCCTGCCTGACGCTCCCGCGAGCTTCGTGGTCGCTGGTGTTGGTACGAACCTCATCTGCGAGTTCCTGGCGCGAGTGGCTCATCGCGACGGCGATCGGGTCGTCTGCAGCACCAGCCAGTCGCCCGACCGGTTCGAACGGCTGACGGGCGAGGCCGGGTGGCGCGTCGTGGCCCGGCGCGACGTGGCGTCGAGGACCGGGAGGCAGACCGTGTGGGTGGTGGCACGGACCGACCACGCATCGGGCTAGACTGCGGTCGATGCGCCAGTCAGCCCCGTCCTTCAACGCCGCCGCGACCCTGCTCGCAGTCGTCGCCGTCCTGTTCGCTACTCACGCGCGATCCCCGGTCGCCGCCCAGGGGCCGGCTCCGGCGCGCGGCTCGACGGATGCCGCCGGGATCGGCCGGCAGGCGATTGGCGGCGTCGCCGGGCGTGGATGGTCCTCGGCCGTCGTGGTGGGGCAAGGACAACTGGTCCATACCGCGACGTTCACGCCCGTCGACGGGCAGGGCCGCGTCGTGAGCGCCGACCCGGCCGCGCAGGCCAGTCGCGTGCTCGACGACCTCGATGTGGCGCTGAAGGCCGCCGGGTCGGGGCTGGCGCACCTGGCGCGCCTCCACGTCTACGTCGCCGACGCGTCGGTCACGCCGGCCATCGACGCCGTACTGGCGAGGCGGTTCGCCGGTGCCGGGGCCCCGGCCCTCACGCTCGTCGAGTCGCAGATGCCGCGCGACGGTGTTCGTGTCGTGATGGATGCCATCGCGGTGACGGCGCGCCGAGCCCCCGATGGCCGCCCGGAACGCCTCGTCGTTCCGACACTCCCGACGCCGGTCGGCAATGCCGCGCACCTGGCCGTGCAGCCCGCCGGCCCCTTCGTCATCGTGTCGGGTCGGGCGGCGCAGGGCGACTTCGAGGCCGCCGTGCGCGGCACGATGGAGCAACTGCGGGGCGACCTCGCCGCGGTGGGACTCGGCTTGGAGCACGCCGTGCAGGTCAAGGCGTTCCTCGGCGACATGACGCGGGTCGACGACCTCCGGCGCCTCGTCGCCGCGACCTTCGCCGGCGTGGCGCCACCCATCGTCGTCACCGAGTGGCGTCGTGCGGGAGCGCCGACCGAGATCGAACTGGTGGCCACCGCGCCGGGCGCGACGGACCCGAGGGAGCGCGTCGCCTTCGTCGAGCCGATCTCGGCCCGGTACAGCCGCGTCGCCCGCATCTTCGCCGGGCGTCCCATCTTCGTCTCGGGGTTGTCTGGGCGATCTGCCGATCCGGCCACCCAGGTGCGCGAGATCTTCGCCGACCTGACGTCGCTGCTCGCGACCGCGGGCAGCGACGTGCGGCACATCCCCAAGGCGACCTACTACGTGGCCGATCCGGTCGCCGACGCCGAGTTCAACAACGTCCGGCCGACCCTCTTCGACCCGAACCGACCGCCGGCGGCCTCGAAGATCTCGGTGTCCGGCACGGGTCGCGCCGGCAAGGTCACCACGGTGGACTTCATCGCGGTCACGGTCGGCAAGTGAACGCGCGCGTGACGGGTCGCGTCCTGGCCGCTGCACTCCTCGCGGCGATCGTGGCCGCCGTCGTGGGCGTGTCGGCCCAGGTCGGCGATCGCGCCGCGATCGACACCGGGGCGCCGCCGCCGCACTGGGTGATTCCTCCCGCGCCGGTCCGCACACCGGAGGAGTCGATGCGGATGATGGAACTGCCCCCCGGGTTCCGCATCGAACTGGTCGCTGCCGAGCCGCTGGTGCAGGACCCGATCTCGTTCGCGTTCGACGAGCGCAACCGGCTGTGGGTGCTGGAGTGGCCCTCGTACAACTGGCCGCTGCGCGACGTGCTCGGCCTGCCGTCGGAGCCGACCCCCGCCAGCCGGCTCGTCGTGCTCACCGACACCGACGGCGACGGACGCCTCGACACGCGCACCGTGTTCGCCCAGATGGACTGGCCGCGCGGGTTCCAGTTGGTGGACGGCGGCGTCATCCTGTTCGCGCTGCCGCAGGTGCTGCTGCTGCGCGACACCGACGGCGACGACAAGGCCGACACCCGCGTCGTGCTGCAGGACGGCCTGCCGATTCCGGTCAATCCGCACCTGGCGCCGAGCAGCCCGTCGTGGACGCTCGACAACTGGGCGTATGGCCTGCAGGTGGGCGACCGCCTGCGGCTGGTCAACGCCACCCCGCTGCGCTCGCCGGCCGGTCGCCTGGCGGGGCAGTGGGGCATGTCCCACGACGACTGGGGGCGGCTGTTCTTCAGTTACAACGGCGACCACATCCGAGGCAGCCTGGTCCCCACGTCCTACACCGCGCGCAACCCCCAGTACACCGCGAGCGGTGGCATCGACGTTCGAATCGGCCAGGACAACGAGGTCTGGCCGCACGCCATCACGCCGGGCGTCAACCGCCGCGCCCAGCTGCACGACGATGGGAAGCTCAAGGTGTTCACGGCCAACGCGGCGCCGCTGGTGTACCGCGGCGATCAGTTCCCCGAGGAGTACCGCGGCAACGTCTTCGTCGGCGAGTCGGCCGGACGCCTGATCCGCCGCTCGATCGTCAGCGAGCAGGACGGCATCCTCACGAGCCGTAACGCCTATGACCGGCGCGAGTTCCTGTTCTCCAACGACGAGCGGGTGCGCCCGGTGTACACCGCCAACGGCCCGGACGGCGCGCTCTACGTCGCCGACATGTATCGCGGGATCATCGAGGGACACATCTTCCTCACGACGTTCCTGCGCAACCAGGCCGTGTCGCGCGGGCTGCAGCAGCCCTTCAACGGCATGGGGCGAATCTATCGCATCGTCCACGAGGGTCGGCCGGTGCCGACGCCACCGGTGGTCCGTCGCGGCGACGTGGCCGGCTGGGTGGCGTTGCTGTCGCACCCGAACGGCCACTGGCGCGACACCGCGCAGCGGATGATCGTCGCCTCGCGCTCCCAGCTCGCCGTGCCCGCGGTCCGCGCGCTCGCGACAACGCATGCCGACCCTCGCGTCCGCCTGCACGCGCTGTGGACCCTCGACGGCCTCGGCGCCGCCGACGATGGGGTCGTGCTGTCGGGCCTGGCCGATGCCTCGCCGCACGTGCGGAGCGCTGCGCTGCGGCTGGCAGAAACGCGGCTCGGCGATCCGGCGGTCGGTGCCGCCGTGCTGCGGCTGGTCGACGACCCTGACGTCACGGTGCGCCGCCAGCTGTTGTACTCGCTGGGCGAGACGCGAAGCCGCGCCGCTGAGGACGCACGCATGCAGTTGCTGCGTCGCGACGTGGATGCCCCGTTCTTCGTGGATGCGTTCATGAGCGGGCACGAGGGGCGCTCCCGGGAGACGCTGGAGATGGTCACCAGCACCGCGCTGTGGGAGACGGACCGGCCCGGGCACCGCGCGCTGGTGATCGCGCTGGCCACGGCGGTGGCCGGCGAAGGACGGCCGGAGGGCCGGGCGTTGCTGCGGCGTCTGTCGTCGGAGGGCAGCGGACGTCCGGCGTGGCAGCGCGAGGCCGTGCTCGAGGGGATGAAGGCCGCCAGGGCCGCGGCGCCGGAGATCACGTCGGCCGCGCCCAGGGATCCGGTGCTGGCGGCGCGCGTCGAGCGGGGCCGCAAGGACTTCGCGATCTGCGCCGCCTGCCATCAGCCCAATGGCCGCGGCCTGCCGGCGGTGGCGCCGCCGCTGGTGGGATCGCCCCGCGTGCTCGGGCCGCCCGAGGCCCTCATCAGGATCGTGCTCAACGGCCGCGACGAGGATCCGGCATACGCGGTGATGCCGCCGCTCGCGGGGTTGCCAGACGACCAGCTCGCGGCAATCCTCACCTATGTCCGTCAGGCCTGGGGGCATCAGGCGTCGCCGATCACGGCGGCGGCCGTCCGGGCCGGCCGGGGCGGGCGCGTGGGCGCCAGGTGACCGTCCAGACGGTCCGCCTGTACGACGCGTCGCGCACGCCGCGCGACTGGATGGAGCTGATCCAGCCGGGGCAGGTCGCGATCTTCGCCACGCGGCTCGAGGGCGGTGGGCCCTGCAGCCTGGACGGCGTGCCGACCAGCCACGAGGCGGCCACCTGCACCATTGCCGACACGCTCGCCGAGGCCGAGTCCCTGTGCCGGCGCCAGGCCGACCTGCATCCGGGTGTGCGCTTCGACGTCTTCGATGCGGCCGGACGCAGCGGTCCGCCGCTGCTCACCGTGGTGCACCCCTCGCGCGCCACCGCGATCGAGGGGCACGTCGGCAGCCGGCGGCGGAACACCATCATCGCGACCGTCCTGCTGATCGTCGGGCCGGCGCTCTTCTGGATCGACTGGTACACGGGCTGGTGGATGATCGTGCCGACCGTCGCGGGGTTCAACTTCATGCTCTTCGCGATGCGGCTGCTGCAGTTGAACGCCGCCTACACGTCGGCCGAGCGCCGGCGCGCGGAGCGCGCCGCCGGGCACGAATGACGCCCCGCTCCTGACCGCAGCCCGCCGACGTGAACGTCGGCGGCTACGCAGGGGAAGGCCGATGGTCCGGCGTCATCGCCGCCAGGAGCCCGTACCCGAGCCAGGGCGCGGCGCCGTATCCGATGAGCGGCGCCGGCGTCAGCCCGGCGTGCGCGCACAGGAACAGCACGGCGTAGTAGGCGGCGATGCCGGTCAGCGCGCCGTGCGTCAGCGCGCCGAGGCGCCACAGCCCGAGCAGGAACGACAGCTGGGCGGCCAGCACCAGCGCGCCTGTCGCAGTCGAGTGGGCGAACGCCAGCGCCACGACGCCCTCCACGTGGGGCACGGGTTGAAGAGGATCGGGTCGCCAGAACGCCCATGCGCACGCCGGGGCGAGGACGAGCTTGGGCCACGCCAGGCGCGCGCCGCCCTGCCGACGATCCACGAGCCAGTACGTCGCCACCAGCGCCGCCAGCACGGCGAGGAGCTGCGAGGCATCCGGGTGCAGCACGAGGGCGAAGCCTGCGAGGCAGGTCGCGGCTCCGGCGAGCCGCGACCTATGCACACCCGATCGCGCCAGCACGTGCTGCGCGTGCAGGAACACCGGGAGCAACAAGGGCGCCATGTACAGGCGGACAGCTCCGACGGCGAGCCAGCGGCGGGGCGGTCGTTCGTCGAGGAGGAGCGGCGCCGCGAGTCCGGCCAGTGCCACCGCCATCACGACGACGACCGGCACGTGCACGCGGCCCCGGAGCGCGCGTCCGCCCCCGGCGATCGCCAGGGCCAGCATGACGGCGCCTGTCTGCTGCAGCCACACGGCGCGCCCGACGGGAGCGATCGCCAGTACGACCGCCGAGGCGGCCAGCGGCGCCGCGCCCAGGAGCAGCAGGCGAGCCGTCGTCGACAGCACCGGCGCGTTCAGGGGACGGCCTCGCTCGTCGTCACGCCGAACGTGCGGACGCGGCCGTACGTCGCGGTGGTGAGCAGGCGCGCGCCGTCGCGGGCGATCTGCTCCTCTCGCAGCGTGGCGGGCACCACCGCGTTGGTCCGGGCATCCACCTCGAAGGTCGTGCGCAGGACCAGCTGCTCGGCGAGGGTGGTGAGCGACACCTCGCTCATGCGCACGACGCCGCTCGTCACGTCGATCTCGTACCGGGCGCGGATCGGGAGGTTGCCGCCGCTCTCGGTGCGGAGGAGGGTGGGTTCCTGCACCTCGCGCGCGACCAGCGTGCGCGTGCCTGTCGCCCGGCCCTTCTCGATCGTGTATGCGAAGCGGGACTGGTGGTGAGGTTGCAGGAACGCGAGCGCGAACACGGGACTGGTGGTCGTGCGCGTGCGCGCCCCCAGGAAGTACGCCGCGCCCGCGGCGGCGATGCGTTGCGCCTCGGCGATGCCCGAGCGTCCCTCTTGCAGGAAGAGCTGTTCGAGCCGGCCTTGCCGATCCACCACGGGACGTCCGTCGACCTCGAGCACGTCGCGGAAGGCGAGCCAGAAGACCGTCGACGCGGGGCGCACGAGCAGGAAGTCCGACCGCAGCGCGCGCCTGGCCGTGGCGCCGGGCGTCAGCACGCGCGAGTAGCGGCCGCCGAGTGTCGAGGGCGCCGCCGTGTACGTCTGCGTCAGTGTCTCCTCCATCACGACGTTGGAGAACCGCGCGACGAACGCCTCCACCTGCGCGGCGGCCTGCTCGAGCAACGGCGCGGCGTCCCCGGCCGCGCCAGCGCCCCCGGCGGAAGCGGCCCCGCAACAGGGCACGACGCGTGTCGCGATCCATCCACCGGCATCTCGAACGGCCACCACGAGTCGGGACGGCGTGCGCGGGGCGGGCGCCGTGAGCACGACCCGGAGCGTGCCGGCGGCGACGATGCGCGCGTAGTCCTCCGAGGTCACCTCGAGGACGATGTCCTTGCCTGGCAATGGCGAGGGCCGACTCGCCGAGGCGTCCCTGGCAGCGCGCGATCGCCCCGAGTCTTCCCGCCTCGCGGGTTCCACCTGCGCGTGGACGGCGAACGCCGCCTCGCGGTGATCTCCGGCTCCGCTGAACGTGATCGCCGCCTGGGGCACCAGGACCTCGATCGTCAGCGTGTCGCCTTCCACGGTCGGATTGACGTCGATGGCCTCGTCGGCGAAACGTTCGGGCGAGGCGAGCGCCTCCTCGATGGCGCGCTCGGCCTCCGTCGGCGCCACTGCCGTCGGCGCCGGTGTCGACATGTAGCCCTTGCGGTAGCGCACCGACACGCCGCCGCGCGTGATCGACACGGTGATCTTCCGCAGCTCGTCCTTGCTCCTGCTGGCTGGCGGGACATAGCCGAGCAGGTAGTAGCGTCGCGCGTCGTCGGCAGCGCGCCGCAGCACCGTGGCCATGTCGTTGGACTTCACGGTGAGGCCGCCGGTCTCGGCGGCGAGGCCTTCCACGTAGTCGCGGCCCGCGTCACCGCGCAGGCCGGCATAGGCAAACAGCGGACCCTGCCCGCCGGTCTGGGCCGTGCCGCGTGTCGACGGCATGATCGCGCTCGTCGTCACTCCTGCCGGATCGATCGTGTAGAAGGTGATCTGTGCCCTGTTGGCGGCGGCGACGACCTGCCGCAGCCCCGCCGCCGTCGCCTGGTTCTCCATGCGCCCGAGGGCCGACGTGGCGTCGCGGCGCGCCTGCATCGGGTCGAGGCCGGTGCAGGCCGACAGCGCCGCGGCAATCGCGTCCACCGCCTGCGACAGCGGGCTGATCGCATGGCCCGACGAATACAGCACGAGGTGCTTGCGGCCGTCGAGCGCGCCGAGACGCGTGGCGAGCCGCTGCAGCGCTTCGCTGGTGGCGGCGCTGCGCGCCTGCGCGTCGCGCAGCATCTGCTCGCCGGCCTCGATCGCGATCTCGGCGACGCGCCGCTGCTCGGACGTGGCCGCGCACGCCCGATCGACGGCGTCGAAGATGCCGCGCACGCCGACCGGGGGATCGAGTTGCGGCGCCAGCCTCGCGATCGCCGCGCCGAGGAGGGCGACGTCGGTGGTGAACGGCTGATCGACGATCAGGTCGCCGCCGACGCTCAGCACGGCGACGGGCATGTCGCGCGGCACGTCAGCGATGGCGGCGCGCAGCGCATCGCGCACCCGCGGAACGGCGTCGATCGAGAGCGACAGCGTGTCGACGACGATGACCAGCCGCCGCAGCGCCGCCGCAACTTTCGGGGCAGGAGCAGGGCTGCCGGCCTGCGCGGCGCCGCCCGGCACGACCGTCGCCATCCCCCGCGACGTGGAGGCGTCTTCGTCGCCCACCACACGCAGCAACTGGACCGGCTGACGCTTGCCGTCCTCCTTCACCTCGATCTCGTCCGGACGCAGGTCGGCGACGAACCGGCCATCCCGATCGACGGCGACCATGTCGATGACGACCAGGTCGGTCGTCGCGCGAAACGTGGGCCCGGGCTGCTGCGCGACGAGCGTCGCGACGCACGCCAGCGCCACGAGCACCAGCAGGCTCGTCGCACGGGCCCGGAGCGGCGGCAAGCCCGGTCTCGTCATGGGGCGTTGGCGAGTGTAGCGCGGGGGGGCACAAGCCCCGGAGGCCGAGTACCAGACCTGCCCCGATGCCCAATCGCCGGTGCCCGGCGCCCCTCAACCGGTGCCCGGTACTCGGTGCTCGGTGCCCGGTACCCGGTGCTCGGTGCCCGGTACCCGGTACTCGGTACCCGGTACTCGGTACCCGGTGCTCGGTGCCCGGTGCCCGGTGCCCGGTACCCGGTGCCCGATGCCCGGTACCCGGCGTCCGCCGCCCGATCAGTACCGAAACTTCGGCGGTGCGTCCGAGTTCGCCAGGGCCTTCACCGCTTCGACCGTCAGCCTGACTGTCCGCGCCATCTTGTCGAAGTCCACGCGATCGATCGTGTCGCTCGGCTCGTGGTAGCCGGGATGGAACCCACCGAACAGCCAGACGGCCGGCACGCCGTGCTGCAGGAACGGCAGGTGGTCGCAGCGGAACAGCGTCCGCATGGACGACTCGCGATCGAACTTGTCGCTCAGGGTCAGGCCCGCGGCCGGCGCGGCCTGCCGGAGGACGGCCGCCAGGTCCGGACTGTAGGCCGCGCCGACCAGGTTGAGCTGATCGCTCCGGCCCGCGGTGATCTCGTAGGCGCCCTCGCTCTCGGGCGTGTGCGCCTCGTTGCGTCCCACCATGTCGAGGTTGAGCACCGCGCGCGTCGTCGGCAGCGGGCGCAACGGGTGCGCCGCGTAGTGATACGAGCCGAGCATCAACTGCTCCTCGGACCCGAACGACACGAAGAGGACGCTGCGTGCGAGGCGGGCGCCGGCCAGTTGGCGTGCCACTTCCACCATGGCCACCGTGCCCGACCCGTTGTCGTTGGCGCCAGGGTAGAGGCGCCCCTGCTGCACCCCGAGGTGGTCGTAGTGCGACGTCACCATGATCGTCTCGTCGCGGAGGCGGGGATCGGTGCCCGGCAGCAGGCCGACGACGTTCCATGAGGGCTGGGGCGTGGCGTCGGCGCCGTTGACGGCGCGCAGCGAGACCGTCACGCCCGGCAGCGCCTGCGACGCGGGGCGGCCCGTGGCGTCGATGGCCCGCTGCAGGTCGGCGGGCGCACGGCCCGTGCCCCGCAGCAGGGCGACGGCGGCGTCGGCGGGAAGCGTGACGCGCGGGATGCCGAGCGCCCCCGCGACGAGCGCCTGCGCCGGGGCGTTGGCGCGTTCGGGAGGACGCGGCGCCGTGCGATGCGTGTTGATCGGTTCGGTGACGAGCAGCACGGCCGCGGCGCCGTGCTGTTGGGCCGTGCGCGTCTTCTGCCACGCGTTGGCGTGCAGCGTGAAGCCGGCGCCGTGCAATGGCGAGCGGGTGTCGTCTTCCTGTGGCTCGTGATCGAAGACGAGCACCGCCTTGCCGCGCACGTCGAGGCCCGCGTAGTCGTCGTAGCCGAACTCCGGCGCCGTGATGCCGAAGCCGGCGAAGACGACGTCCAGCGTGAGGTCCACCGGCGACGTCGGCGCGGGGAAGGCGACCGACAGGGGCGCGAATCGCTGCTCGTCACTGCCACGCCGCACCACGACCGACGATCGCTCGCGGTCGAGGTGCAGCGGCACGAGGTCGAAGCGCTGCAGGTAGGCGTCGCCGTCGGCCGGGCGCAGTCCGGCATCGCGCAGGCGCCCGACCAGGTACTGCGCCACGGCATGGCTGCCGGGCGTGAGCGACGCGCGTCCGGCCGACTCGGCCGACGTCAGGACCTCGAGATCGGCGCGCATGCGTGCCGTTGCCGCGTCGAGGGCGGGCGGCTGCGCCAGCAGGGCGGTCGCCGGGAGGGCGATCAGGAGCGACAGGAGGATGCGGGTCGGCACGACGCGGCAGTGTACGCCGACCGCTGGCCGAAACATGCGGATGGCGCGGGGACTCACCGCGCCGCTCCGCGTCTCACCTCATGCCGGAACGGTGGAGGCGACCAGGCGCTTCATGTAGGCGAGGGCCATGGCGGTCGCGCGATCGACCTCCTCGATGCCGGCGACGCGGTGGTCGACCACGCACGGCAGGCAGTACTCGGAGACGAGGTAGCCGTCGTAGCCGATCCGCTGCAGCTCCGCCAGATAGCGCGCGTAGTTCACCGGACCACCGAACGACGGGCACGGCCCCTGGGCGACGCCGCCATCCGGCGCGTCGACGAAGTTCCAGGCGCCGTAGTGCGTCAGCAGGACGTGCTCGCCACAGGCCCGGACCGCCTCGGTCATGTAGGCATCGGACTGCCGCTCCTTGAACAAGGGCGCGTCGAGGCAGGCTCCCACGTTCGGGCGATCGAGCTCGCGGATCATCGCGAGGGTGTCCTCGTAGCCGGGGCGCAGCACCGGGGCGTGGTTCTGCAGGGCGAGCGTCAGCCCGCGCTCGGCGGCGAGGTCGGCAGTCTCCCGCAGGCCGTCGAGGGCGCGTTGCCATCGGCGGAGGTCGGCCGGGTAGAGCCGGCTGTAGTAGTTGCCGCGCTCGTACGGCACGTAGGTCGCCGTGTCGTCCTCGTCGTCGACCAGGCCCGGCCAGGCCGCGAAGACCTTGACCAGCGGCACGCCGAGGTCCACGGCCAGGTCGAGCACCAGGCGCATCATCGCCAGGTTGTTCTCGCGCTCCTCCATCACCGGGCTGGCGAAGTTGGACATGCTCTCGATCGCACAGAGCTCGATGCCCTCGCCGTCGGCGGCGGCGCGAACGGCGGCGCGGTCGGCGCGCGTCAGGTCGAGCGGCGAGGCCACCGGACGCTTGGTCTCGATCGACAGGCCGTCGAAGCCGAGGTGCCGCGCCTTGCGGACCTGTTCGATCAGGCTCAGGGCGGGGCCGTCGTAGAACAAGCCCGCGTACGTCACCGTCAGCAACCCGAACCTCACGTCCGCCTCCCGTCGTGGCGCTCCACGCTGCGCATGGCGCTTCATGTCACGCGGCGGGGCCGCCGTCAAGTGTCGAGCCGACCACGCGTCCTCGCGGCGCCCGGGACCGCTCGGCATGCCGCGCTGCCGAAGAAGGCCCTTGATTGCCCGGCAACGAACCCGTACCGTGGCGCGCAGCGCGACGAGGCCGGCCGCCGCGCCTTGGTCATCGGCCGGCACGGTTCGTTATCGAGGAGACACGATGATCGGTCGGGTGGCAGGGGCCGCAGTGGTCTTGCTGGCGGCAGTGGGGTCCACGGGAGCGTACGCACAGGCGCCGCAGCCCTCCGATGCGCTGATCGGGCGCTGGGATCTCGTCGTCGAACGCGGTGCGCAGACGGCGCCTTCGTGGCTGGAGGTCGAGCGCTCCGGTACCGCGACCCTCGTCGGCCAGTTCGTGGGCAGCGGCGGCAGCGCTCGGCCGATCGCGAAGATCGAGTTCGCCGACGGCACCTTCCGCTTCGCGATCC from Luteitalea sp. TBR-22 includes:
- a CDS encoding SAM-dependent methyltransferase — encoded protein: MSTATVSPRIAAIVDLIDPALPVWDLCCDRGVIGCAVLDRFPEAAVIFVEKRPRIVEALRDAVANRSGRQGRYRVVCDDVRHMPLPDAPASFVVAGVGTNLICEFLARVAHRDGDRVVCSTSQSPDRFERLTGEAGWRVVARRDVASRTGRQTVWVVARTDHASG
- a CDS encoding RidA family protein — translated: MRQSAPSFNAAATLLAVVAVLFATHARSPVAAQGPAPARGSTDAAGIGRQAIGGVAGRGWSSAVVVGQGQLVHTATFTPVDGQGRVVSADPAAQASRVLDDLDVALKAAGSGLAHLARLHVYVADASVTPAIDAVLARRFAGAGAPALTLVESQMPRDGVRVVMDAIAVTARRAPDGRPERLVVPTLPTPVGNAAHLAVQPAGPFVIVSGRAAQGDFEAAVRGTMEQLRGDLAAVGLGLEHAVQVKAFLGDMTRVDDLRRLVAATFAGVAPPIVVTEWRRAGAPTEIELVATAPGATDPRERVAFVEPISARYSRVARIFAGRPIFVSGLSGRSADPATQVREIFADLTSLLATAGSDVRHIPKATYYVADPVADAEFNNVRPTLFDPNRPPAASKISVSGTGRAGKVTTVDFIAVTVGK
- a CDS encoding c-type cytochrome, with the translated sequence MTGRVLAAALLAAIVAAVVGVSAQVGDRAAIDTGAPPPHWVIPPAPVRTPEESMRMMELPPGFRIELVAAEPLVQDPISFAFDERNRLWVLEWPSYNWPLRDVLGLPSEPTPASRLVVLTDTDGDGRLDTRTVFAQMDWPRGFQLVDGGVILFALPQVLLLRDTDGDDKADTRVVLQDGLPIPVNPHLAPSSPSWTLDNWAYGLQVGDRLRLVNATPLRSPAGRLAGQWGMSHDDWGRLFFSYNGDHIRGSLVPTSYTARNPQYTASGGIDVRIGQDNEVWPHAITPGVNRRAQLHDDGKLKVFTANAAPLVYRGDQFPEEYRGNVFVGESAGRLIRRSIVSEQDGILTSRNAYDRREFLFSNDERVRPVYTANGPDGALYVADMYRGIIEGHIFLTTFLRNQAVSRGLQQPFNGMGRIYRIVHEGRPVPTPPVVRRGDVAGWVALLSHPNGHWRDTAQRMIVASRSQLAVPAVRALATTHADPRVRLHALWTLDGLGAADDGVVLSGLADASPHVRSAALRLAETRLGDPAVGAAVLRLVDDPDVTVRRQLLYSLGETRSRAAEDARMQLLRRDVDAPFFVDAFMSGHEGRSRETLEMVTSTALWETDRPGHRALVIALATAVAGEGRPEGRALLRRLSSEGSGRPAWQREAVLEGMKAARAAAPEITSAAPRDPVLAARVERGRKDFAICAACHQPNGRGLPAVAPPLVGSPRVLGPPEALIRIVLNGRDEDPAYAVMPPLAGLPDDQLAAILTYVRQAWGHQASPITAAAVRAGRGGRVGAR
- a CDS encoding VWA domain-containing protein; translated protein: MTRPGLPPLRARATSLLVLVALACVATLVAQQPGPTFRATTDLVVIDMVAVDRDGRFVADLRPDEIEVKEDGKRQPVQLLRVVGDEDASTSRGMATVVPGGAAQAGSPAPAPKVAAALRRLVIVVDTLSLSIDAVPRVRDALRAAIADVPRDMPVAVLSVGGDLIVDQPFTTDVALLGAAIARLAPQLDPPVGVRGIFDAVDRACAATSEQRRVAEIAIEAGEQMLRDAQARSAATSEALQRLATRLGALDGRKHLVLYSSGHAISPLSQAVDAIAAALSACTGLDPMQARRDATSALGRMENQATAAGLRQVVAAANRAQITFYTIDPAGVTTSAIMPSTRGTAQTGGQGPLFAYAGLRGDAGRDYVEGLAAETGGLTVKSNDMATVLRRAADDARRYYLLGYVPPASRSKDELRKITVSITRGGVSVRYRKGYMSTPAPTAVAPTEAERAIEEALASPERFADEAIDVNPTVEGDTLTIEVLVPQAAITFSGAGDHREAAFAVHAQVEPARREDSGRSRAARDASASRPSPLPGKDIVLEVTSEDYARIVAAGTLRVVLTAPAPRTPSRLVVAVRDAGGWIATRVVPCCGAASAGGAGAAGDAAPLLEQAAAQVEAFVARFSNVVMEETLTQTYTAAPSTLGGRYSRVLTPGATARRALRSDFLLVRPASTVFWLAFRDVLEVDGRPVVDRQGRLEQLFLQEGRSGIAEAQRIAAAGAAYFLGARTRTTTSPVFALAFLQPHHQSRFAYTIEKGRATGTRTLVAREVQEPTLLRTESGGNLPIRARYEIDVTSGVVRMSEVSLTTLAEQLVLRTTFEVDARTNAVVPATLREEQIARDGARLLTTATYGRVRTFGVTTSEAVP
- a CDS encoding M20/M25/M40 family metallo-hydrolase; translated protein: MPTRILLSLLIALPATALLAQPPALDAATARMRADLEVLTSAESAGRASLTPGSHAVAQYLVGRLRDAGLRPADGDAYLQRFDLVPLHLDRERSSVVVRRGSDEQRFAPLSVAFPAPTSPVDLTLDVVFAGFGITAPEFGYDDYAGLDVRGKAVLVFDHEPQEDDTRSPLHGAGFTLHANAWQKTRTAQQHGAAAVLLVTEPINTHRTAPRPPERANAPAQALVAGALGIPRVTLPADAAVALLRGTGRAPADLQRAIDATGRPASQALPGVTVSLRAVNGADATPQPSWNVVGLLPGTDPRLRDETIMVTSHYDHLGVQQGRLYPGANDNGSGTVAMVEVARQLAGARLARSVLFVSFGSEEQLMLGSYHYAAHPLRPLPTTRAVLNLDMVGRNEAHTPESEGAYEITAGRSDQLNLVGAAYSPDLAAVLRQAAPAAGLTLSDKFDRESSMRTLFRCDHLPFLQHGVPAVWLFGGFHPGYHEPSDTIDRVDFDKMARTVRLTVEAVKALANSDAPPKFRY
- a CDS encoding sugar phosphate isomerase/epimerase; this encodes MRFGLLTVTYAGLFYDGPALSLIEQVRKARHLGFDGLSIETKRPVASPLDLTRADRAAVRAAADGEGIELCAIESMSNFASPVMEERENNLAMMRLVLDLAVDLGVPLVKVFAAWPGLVDDEDDTATYVPYERGNYYSRLYPADLRRWQRALDGLRETADLAAERGLTLALQNHAPVLRPGYEDTLAMIRELDRPNVGACLDAPLFKERQSDAYMTEAVRACGEHVLLTHYGAWNFVDAPDGGVAQGPCPSFGGPVNYARYLAELQRIGYDGYLVSEYCLPCVVDHRVAGIEEVDRATAMALAYMKRLVASTVPA